One Paracidovorax avenae ATCC 19860 genomic region harbors:
- the rseP gene encoding RIP metalloprotease RseP, whose translation MLLTIVAFVVALGLLIAVHEYGHYRVAVACGVKVLRFSVGFGKPLLRWQPRGSSTEFVIGAFPLGGYVRMLDEREAPVDPAERHLAFNNKPLRARAAVVAAGPVANLLLAVVLYAAVNWIGVQEPRAILASPAAGSVAYDAGLRGGELVVGAAIGAEEPEPVRSFEDLRWALTRGALDGQDVRLQVESDPGAPQRELVLELHNFDAREADAQLFRKIGVLGPWTRPVIGEVVAGGAAQRAGLREGDTVLQVGATPVVDGQQLRELIRASVRDGKAATQAWRIDRAGRAVDLQVTPDVVRQDGAAPAGRIGAYVGAQPAMVTVRHGPFEGLWKGVTRTWEVSALTLRMMGRMVIGEASLKNLSGPLTIADYAGRSASLGFTQYLVFLALISVSLGVLNLLPLPVLDGGHLMYYLWEGVTGRGVSDAWMERLQRGGVALLLVMMSIALFNDVTRLFG comes from the coding sequence ATGCTTCTCACCATCGTCGCCTTCGTCGTCGCCCTGGGCCTGCTCATCGCGGTCCATGAGTACGGGCACTACCGCGTGGCCGTGGCGTGCGGCGTCAAGGTCCTGCGTTTCTCCGTGGGCTTCGGCAAGCCGCTGCTGCGCTGGCAGCCGCGCGGGTCTTCCACCGAATTCGTGATCGGCGCCTTCCCGCTCGGGGGCTACGTGCGCATGCTCGACGAGCGCGAGGCGCCGGTGGATCCTGCCGAGCGCCACCTCGCCTTCAACAACAAGCCCCTGCGCGCGCGCGCGGCCGTCGTCGCCGCCGGCCCGGTCGCCAACCTGCTGCTGGCCGTGGTGCTCTACGCGGCGGTCAACTGGATCGGCGTGCAGGAGCCGCGCGCCATCCTCGCCAGCCCCGCTGCCGGCTCCGTGGCCTACGACGCCGGGCTGCGCGGCGGCGAACTGGTGGTGGGCGCCGCCATCGGCGCCGAGGAGCCGGAGCCGGTACGCTCCTTCGAGGATCTGCGCTGGGCGCTCACGCGTGGCGCCCTCGACGGGCAGGACGTACGCCTGCAGGTCGAATCCGATCCGGGCGCGCCGCAACGCGAGCTGGTGCTGGAACTGCACAATTTCGATGCGCGCGAGGCCGACGCGCAGCTGTTCCGCAAGATCGGGGTGCTGGGCCCGTGGACCCGTCCGGTCATCGGCGAAGTCGTTGCCGGCGGCGCCGCGCAGCGCGCCGGCCTGCGTGAAGGGGACACGGTGCTGCAGGTGGGTGCCACGCCCGTGGTGGACGGCCAGCAGCTGCGCGAGTTGATCCGCGCCTCCGTGCGGGACGGCAAGGCCGCCACGCAGGCCTGGCGCATCGACCGGGCAGGGCGCGCGGTCGATCTGCAGGTGACGCCCGACGTGGTGCGACAGGACGGCGCGGCGCCCGCGGGCCGCATCGGCGCCTACGTGGGCGCCCAGCCCGCGATGGTCACCGTGCGCCACGGCCCGTTCGAAGGCCTCTGGAAGGGCGTGACGCGCACCTGGGAGGTCTCCGCACTCACGCTGCGCATGATGGGCCGCATGGTGATCGGCGAAGCCTCGCTCAAGAACCTGAGCGGCCCGCTCACCATCGCCGATTACGCAGGCCGTTCGGCCAGCCTCGGATTCACCCAGTATCTCGTGTTCCTCGCCCTCATCAGCGTGAGCCTCGGGGTGCTGAACCTGCTGCCGCTGCCGGTCCTCGATGGGGGCCACCTGATGTATTATCTTTGGGAAGGCGTGACCGGCAGGGGCGTGTCCGACGCCTGGATGGAGCGATTGCAGAGGGGCGGCGTCGCATTGCTCCTCGTGATGATGTCCATCGCCCTCTTCAACGACGTCACCCGGCTTTTTGGCTAA
- the bamA gene encoding outer membrane protein assembly factor BamA, with product MKKHINRLGVRTACAVAAMVFVAQAAWALEPFKVQDIRVEGLQRVEPGTVFASMPLRVGDDYNDEKGAAAIRSLFALGLFKDVRLEASGNVLVVVVEERPTIADVDFAGTKEFDKDTLKKAMRDVGLTEGRPYDKALTDRAEQELKRQYINKSLYGAEVVTTVTPIERNRVNLTFTVTEGEPAKIKDIHINGAQAFSESTLKGLFDQDTGGWLSWYTKSDRYSRTKLNADLETLRSYYLARGYLEFRIDSTQVAVSPDKQDISITINITEGQRYVVSGVKLEGNYLDRDDEFKSLITIQPGEPYNADKVTETTKAFTDHFGNFGFAFARVEAVPEIDRENNRVALVLRAEPSRRAYVRRIVVSGNNRTRDEVIRREFRQYEASWYDGDKIKLSRDRVDRLGYFTEVNVETQEVSGSPDQVDLVVNVAEKPTGSLQLGAGFSSAEKVSLSFSIKQENVFGSGNYLGVDVNTSKYRRTLVLSTTNPYFTPDGISRTLDLYYRTDKPYQDQGGNYQLITAGTSVRFGIPFSETDTVFFGGGLENTRIKLGTNIPAAYLSYANTYGTSSTALPLTVGWSRDDRDSALAPNSGRYQRLNSDWSVAGDARYVRANYQFQQYVPLNKKFTLAFNSELGWGKGLNGRPYPVFKNFYSGGLGSVRGFDQGTLGPRDVTGASLGGPKKVTLNAEFIAPFPGAGNDRTLRVFTFVDAGNVYGEDEKVTFSDMRVSAGLGLSWISPLGPLRLAFAQPVRKFAGDKIQKLQFQIGTSF from the coding sequence ATGAAAAAACACATCAACCGCCTGGGCGTGCGTACGGCATGCGCCGTTGCCGCCATGGTCTTCGTCGCGCAGGCTGCCTGGGCCCTTGAACCCTTCAAGGTCCAGGACATCCGGGTGGAAGGCCTGCAGCGCGTGGAGCCGGGCACGGTGTTCGCTTCCATGCCGCTGCGCGTGGGCGACGACTACAACGACGAGAAGGGCGCGGCCGCCATCCGCTCGCTCTTCGCTCTGGGCCTGTTCAAGGACGTGCGCCTGGAAGCCAGCGGCAACGTGCTCGTGGTGGTCGTGGAAGAGCGCCCGACCATCGCCGACGTCGATTTCGCCGGCACCAAGGAGTTCGACAAGGACACCCTCAAGAAGGCCATGCGGGACGTGGGCCTGACCGAAGGCCGGCCCTACGACAAGGCCCTCACCGACCGGGCCGAGCAGGAACTCAAGCGCCAGTACATCAACAAGAGCCTGTACGGCGCCGAGGTCGTGACCACGGTGACGCCCATCGAGCGCAACCGCGTCAACCTCACCTTCACGGTGACCGAGGGCGAGCCCGCCAAGATCAAGGACATCCACATCAACGGTGCGCAGGCCTTCAGCGAATCCACGCTCAAGGGCCTGTTCGACCAGGACACCGGTGGCTGGCTGAGCTGGTACACCAAGTCCGACCGCTATTCCCGCACCAAGCTCAACGCCGACCTGGAGACGCTGCGCTCCTACTACCTCGCGCGCGGCTACCTCGAGTTCCGCATCGATTCCACCCAGGTGGCGGTGTCGCCGGACAAGCAGGACATCAGCATCACGATCAACATCACCGAAGGCCAGCGCTACGTGGTCTCCGGCGTGAAGCTGGAAGGCAACTACCTGGACCGCGACGACGAGTTCAAGTCGCTCATCACCATCCAGCCCGGCGAGCCCTACAACGCCGACAAGGTCACCGAGACCACCAAGGCCTTCACCGACCACTTCGGCAACTTCGGCTTCGCCTTCGCCCGCGTGGAGGCCGTGCCCGAGATCGACCGCGAGAACAACCGGGTGGCCCTCGTGCTGCGTGCAGAGCCATCGCGCCGCGCCTACGTGCGCCGCATCGTGGTGAGCGGCAACAACCGCACCCGCGACGAAGTGATCCGCCGCGAATTCCGCCAGTACGAGGCGTCCTGGTACGACGGCGACAAGATCAAGCTGTCGCGCGACCGCGTGGACCGCCTGGGCTACTTCACCGAGGTGAACGTCGAGACCCAGGAGGTCTCGGGCTCGCCCGACCAGGTCGATCTGGTAGTGAACGTGGCCGAGAAACCCACCGGCTCCCTGCAGCTGGGCGCGGGCTTCTCCAGCGCCGAGAAGGTGTCGCTGTCGTTCAGCATCAAGCAGGAGAACGTGTTCGGCTCGGGCAACTACCTGGGCGTGGACGTGAACACCAGCAAATACCGCCGCACGCTGGTGCTCAGCACCACCAACCCGTACTTCACGCCGGACGGCATCTCCCGCACGCTGGACCTCTACTACCGCACCGACAAGCCCTACCAGGACCAGGGCGGCAACTACCAGCTCATCACCGCCGGCACGAGCGTGCGCTTCGGCATCCCGTTCAGCGAGACCGACACCGTGTTCTTCGGCGGCGGGCTGGAGAACACCCGCATCAAGCTGGGCACGAACATTCCCGCGGCCTACCTCTCCTACGCCAACACGTACGGCACCAGCAGCACGGCCCTTCCCCTGACCGTCGGCTGGTCGCGTGACGACCGCGACAGCGCCCTGGCGCCGAATTCGGGCCGCTACCAGCGCCTGAACTCCGACTGGTCTGTGGCGGGCGATGCGCGCTACGTGCGGGCCAACTACCAGTTCCAGCAGTACGTGCCGCTGAACAAGAAGTTCACCCTGGCATTCAACTCCGAGCTGGGCTGGGGCAAGGGCCTGAACGGCCGGCCCTATCCGGTGTTCAAAAACTTCTACTCGGGCGGCCTCGGCTCGGTGCGCGGCTTCGACCAGGGCACCCTGGGCCCGCGCGACGTCACCGGCGCATCCCTGGGCGGTCCGAAGAAGGTCACGCTCAATGCCGAATTCATCGCGCCGTTCCCCGGTGCGGGCAACGACCGTACGCTGCGCGTGTTCACGTTCGTGGACGCCGGCAACGTTTACGGCGAAGACGAGAAGGTCACCTTCAGCGACATGCGTGTCTCTGCAGGCCTGGGCCTGAGCTGGATTTCCCCGCTCGGTCCGCTTCGCCTCGCTTTCGCGCAACCGGTGCGCAAGTTCGCCGGCGATAAAATCCAGAAATTGCAATTCCAGATCGGAACGTCTTTCTAA
- a CDS encoding OmpH family outer membrane protein, with product MKSLSRHIPLVLLLGALGAAVPAQAQEFKAGFVNTDRIFREASTAKAAQAKLEQEFSKREKDLVDQGAALKAATEKFEREAPTMAESQRTARQRQLADQDRDFQRKRREFQDDLAARKNEELGQVLERANRAVKQVAEAEKYDVILQEAVYINPKHDITDKVIKALNAGAGASAK from the coding sequence ATGAAATCCCTTTCCCGCCATATTCCCCTGGTCCTTCTGCTCGGCGCGCTCGGCGCAGCCGTGCCTGCGCAGGCACAGGAGTTCAAGGCCGGTTTCGTGAATACCGACCGCATCTTCCGCGAAGCCAGCACGGCCAAGGCCGCACAGGCCAAGCTGGAGCAGGAATTCTCCAAGCGCGAGAAGGACCTCGTCGACCAGGGCGCCGCGCTCAAGGCCGCCACCGAGAAGTTCGAGCGCGAGGCCCCCACCATGGCCGAGAGCCAGCGCACGGCCCGCCAGCGCCAGCTGGCCGACCAGGATCGCGACTTCCAGCGCAAGCGCCGCGAATTCCAGGACGACCTGGCCGCGCGCAAGAACGAAGAGCTGGGCCAGGTGCTGGAGCGCGCCAACCGGGCCGTCAAGCAGGTGGCCGAGGCCGAGAAGTACGACGTCATCCTGCAGGAAGCCGTCTACATCAACCCGAAGCACGACATCACCGACAAGGTGATCAAGGCGCTGAATGCAGGCGCGGGCGCCAGTGCGAAGTGA
- the lpxD gene encoding UDP-3-O-(3-hydroxymyristoyl)glucosamine N-acyltransferase yields MSVRLRQIVEALGGTIEGGDGDAEILRIAPLDSAEPGDLAFLSNPRYRQQLAASRAACVIVAPAMREEALARGACIVAEDPYAYFARATQLWKRLHGRTPAAGVHPSAVVDPDAFVDPSARIGPLCVVERGAHIGAGTVLTSRITVGEGCRIGERCLLHPGVVIGADGFGFAPDGGAWTKIEQLGAVRIGNDVEIGANTCIDRGALDDTVIEDGVKLDNLVQIGHNVRIGRHTAVAGCTGVSGSTRIGAHCMIGGAAMILGHLEIADGVQVSPGTAITRSVLRPGLYSGMFPFDENAKWEKNAATLRQLHGLRARIMALEEQIRKDGPTAHIQ; encoded by the coding sequence GTGAGCGTGCGTCTCAGGCAGATTGTTGAGGCGCTGGGCGGAACGATCGAAGGGGGCGACGGCGACGCCGAGATTCTTCGCATCGCCCCGCTCGACTCGGCGGAACCGGGCGACCTGGCTTTCCTGAGCAATCCGCGCTATCGGCAACAACTGGCCGCCTCCCGGGCGGCCTGTGTCATTGTGGCGCCCGCGATGCGCGAGGAAGCGCTGGCGCGCGGCGCGTGCATCGTGGCGGAGGATCCCTACGCCTATTTCGCGCGGGCGACGCAACTCTGGAAGCGCCTGCACGGCCGCACGCCCGCCGCGGGCGTCCATCCGTCCGCGGTGGTGGATCCGGACGCCTTCGTCGATCCCTCGGCGCGCATCGGCCCGCTCTGCGTGGTCGAGCGCGGCGCGCACATCGGCGCGGGCACGGTGCTGACTTCCCGCATCACGGTGGGCGAGGGCTGCCGCATCGGCGAGCGCTGCCTGCTGCACCCGGGCGTGGTGATCGGTGCGGACGGCTTCGGCTTCGCGCCCGACGGCGGCGCCTGGACCAAGATCGAGCAGCTCGGCGCGGTGCGCATCGGCAACGACGTGGAGATCGGCGCCAACACCTGCATCGACCGCGGCGCGCTGGACGACACCGTCATCGAGGATGGGGTCAAGCTCGACAACCTCGTGCAGATCGGCCACAACGTCCGCATCGGGCGGCATACGGCCGTGGCCGGCTGCACCGGCGTGTCCGGCAGCACGCGCATCGGCGCGCACTGCATGATCGGCGGCGCCGCCATGATCCTGGGGCACCTGGAGATCGCCGACGGCGTGCAGGTGTCTCCGGGCACGGCCATCACGCGGTCCGTCCTGCGGCCCGGGCTCTACTCCGGCATGTTTCCCTTCGACGAAAATGCGAAGTGGGAAAAGAACGCGGCCACGCTGCGCCAGCTCCACGGGCTGCGCGCGCGCATCATGGCCCTCGAAGAACAGATACGAAAAGACGGTCCCACCGCACACATCCAATGA
- the fabZ gene encoding 3-hydroxyacyl-ACP dehydratase FabZ, with protein sequence MMDIHQILKLLPHRYPFLLVDRVVELERGQRIQAIKNVTINEPFFTGHFPSRPVMPGVLMLEALAQAAGLLSFDMMGEAPGDDKVFYFVGIDGARFKRPVEPGDQLILDVKLDRIKGGIYKFVGVARVGDSTACEAEIMCTMRTVA encoded by the coding sequence ATGATGGACATCCACCAAATCCTCAAGCTCCTGCCGCACCGCTATCCCTTCCTGCTGGTGGACCGCGTCGTCGAACTCGAAAGGGGCCAGCGCATCCAGGCGATCAAGAACGTCACGATCAACGAGCCGTTCTTCACGGGCCACTTCCCGAGCCGCCCGGTCATGCCCGGCGTGCTGATGCTCGAGGCGCTCGCGCAGGCGGCAGGCCTGCTGTCCTTCGACATGATGGGCGAGGCCCCCGGCGACGACAAGGTGTTCTATTTCGTCGGAATCGACGGCGCGCGCTTCAAGCGGCCCGTGGAGCCGGGCGACCAGCTCATCCTCGACGTGAAGCTCGACCGCATCAAGGGCGGCATCTACAAGTTCGTCGGCGTGGCGCGCGTGGGCGACAGCACCGCATGCGAAGCCGAGATCATGTGCACCATGCGGACCGTCGCCTGA
- the lpxA gene encoding acyl-ACP--UDP-N-acetylglucosamine O-acyltransferase → MSSIHSTAIVDPGAELDSSVTVGPYAVIGPKVRIGAGTRVGPHCVIEGRTTIGRDNQIFQFASLGAVPQDKKYAGEDTCLEIGDRNTIREFCTFNLGVPGAGGVTRVGDDNWIMAYCHIAHDCLVGNHTTLSNNTTLAGHVELGDWVTVGGLVGIHQFVKIGAHAMVGFASAVSQDVPPFMLVDGNPMGVRGFNIVGLKRRGFSADRLAAVKQMHRLLYRQGLTLEAAAKAIEELPAEHPEAAGDIALLRDFIVSSTRGIAR, encoded by the coding sequence ATGAGCAGCATCCATTCCACGGCCATCGTCGATCCGGGCGCCGAGCTGGACAGCTCGGTCACCGTCGGCCCCTATGCGGTCATCGGCCCCAAGGTGCGCATCGGGGCCGGGACGCGCGTCGGGCCGCACTGCGTCATCGAGGGCCGCACGACGATCGGGCGTGACAACCAGATCTTCCAGTTCGCCTCGCTCGGCGCGGTCCCCCAGGACAAGAAATATGCCGGGGAAGACACGTGCCTGGAGATCGGCGACCGCAACACGATCCGCGAGTTCTGCACCTTCAACCTCGGCGTGCCGGGCGCGGGGGGCGTCACGCGCGTGGGCGACGACAACTGGATCATGGCCTACTGCCACATCGCGCACGACTGCCTGGTGGGCAACCACACCACGCTGTCGAACAACACCACGCTGGCCGGCCATGTCGAGCTGGGCGACTGGGTGACCGTCGGCGGGCTGGTGGGCATCCACCAGTTCGTGAAGATCGGTGCGCATGCGATGGTGGGTTTCGCCTCGGCGGTGTCGCAGGACGTGCCGCCTTTCATGCTGGTCGATGGCAATCCGATGGGCGTGCGCGGCTTCAACATCGTCGGCCTGAAACGCCGCGGCTTCTCCGCGGACCGCCTCGCCGCGGTCAAGCAGATGCACCGCCTGCTGTACCGCCAGGGGCTGACCCTGGAGGCAGCCGCCAAGGCGATCGAGGAGCTTCCGGCCGAGCACCCCGAGGCCGCGGGCGACATCGCCCTGCTGCGCGATTTCATCGTCTCCTCGACGCGCGGCATCGCGCGCTGA
- the lpxB gene encoding lipid-A-disaccharide synthase yields the protein MQDAPRIAMVAGETSGDLLAGLLLDGLHAQWPAVSAQGIGGPQMERRGFQSLWPSERLAVHGYSVELVRRLWGIVRIRRQLRSRLLAERPDLFIGVDAPDFNLGLEADLRAAGIRTVHFVCPSIWAWRAERVEKIRRSADHVLCIFPFEPELLARHGIAATYVGHPLAQVIPMEPDRLAARAQLGLGADDEVLAILPGSRSAEVAYIARPFFQAAALLRQARPGLKMVVPAVPALRERIEQLATECGVRDALQITAGQSHTVLAACDCTLIASGTATLEAALFKRPMVIAYHMHPISWRLMRRKQLQPWVGLPNILCGDFVVPELLQDAATPQALATAVLQWLDAPAGQRDALARRFTALHEELRRDTPRLAADAIQKILAAR from the coding sequence ATGCAAGACGCCCCTCGCATCGCGATGGTGGCCGGCGAGACGTCCGGCGACCTGCTCGCCGGACTGCTCCTGGACGGCCTGCATGCGCAGTGGCCGGCGGTGTCCGCGCAGGGCATCGGCGGGCCGCAGATGGAACGCCGGGGTTTCCAGTCCCTGTGGCCGAGCGAGCGCCTCGCGGTGCACGGCTACAGCGTCGAGCTGGTGCGCCGCCTCTGGGGCATCGTGCGCATCCGCCGGCAATTGCGCAGCCGCCTGCTGGCGGAGCGGCCTGACCTCTTCATCGGCGTCGATGCCCCGGATTTCAACCTGGGCCTGGAGGCCGACCTGCGTGCCGCCGGCATCAGGACCGTGCATTTCGTCTGCCCCTCCATCTGGGCCTGGCGCGCGGAGCGGGTCGAGAAGATCCGGCGCAGCGCCGACCATGTGCTGTGCATCTTCCCCTTCGAGCCCGAGTTGCTGGCGCGCCATGGCATCGCCGCGACCTACGTGGGCCATCCGCTGGCGCAGGTCATTCCGATGGAGCCCGACCGCCTCGCAGCCCGCGCGCAACTGGGACTGGGGGCGGACGACGAGGTGCTGGCCATCCTGCCCGGCAGCCGCTCCGCGGAAGTCGCCTATATCGCCCGGCCGTTCTTCCAGGCGGCGGCACTGCTGCGCCAGGCGCGGCCCGGCCTGAAGATGGTCGTTCCCGCAGTGCCGGCGCTGCGCGAGCGCATCGAGCAGCTCGCCACCGAGTGCGGTGTGCGCGATGCGCTGCAGATCACGGCGGGGCAGTCGCATACCGTGCTGGCGGCCTGCGACTGCACCCTGATCGCCAGCGGCACCGCCACGCTGGAGGCGGCGCTGTTCAAGCGCCCGATGGTCATCGCCTACCACATGCACCCCATCAGCTGGCGCCTGATGCGCCGCAAGCAGTTGCAGCCCTGGGTGGGGCTGCCCAACATCCTGTGTGGCGATTTCGTGGTGCCCGAGCTGCTGCAGGACGCGGCCACGCCGCAGGCCCTGGCCACGGCCGTGCTGCAGTGGCTGGATGCACCTGCCGGCCAGCGCGACGCGCTGGCGCGGCGCTTCACCGCGCTGCACGAGGAACTGCGCCGCGATACCCCGAGATTGGCCGCCGATGCGATCCAGAAAATCCTTGCCGCGCGTTGA
- the rnhB gene encoding ribonuclease HII codes for MRSRKSLPRVEQAHLPWHPPGLVAGVDEAGRGPLAGPVVAAAVILDELQPIDGLADSKTLTAARREALFDEIRAKALCCSVAEATVEEIDTLNILQATMLAMRRAVAGLRLKPVRVLVDGNRLPPLDVPAEAIVKGDALVQAISAASILAKVTRDRWCAQLHQAYPHYGFASHKGYGTAEHMAALQVHGACPEHRRSFAPVEAAVQRTVILQATATTGATVETTVSVRPAAPRAAEGLHA; via the coding sequence ATGCGATCCAGAAAATCCTTGCCGCGCGTTGAGCAGGCCCATCTGCCCTGGCATCCGCCGGGGCTCGTCGCGGGCGTGGACGAGGCGGGCCGCGGACCGCTGGCCGGGCCCGTGGTGGCCGCGGCCGTCATCCTGGACGAACTGCAGCCCATCGACGGCCTGGCGGATTCCAAGACCCTCACCGCCGCTCGCCGCGAGGCGCTGTTCGACGAGATCCGCGCCAAGGCGCTGTGCTGCAGCGTGGCCGAGGCCACGGTGGAAGAGATCGATACGCTGAACATCCTGCAGGCCACCATGCTGGCGATGCGCCGCGCCGTGGCCGGCCTGCGGCTCAAGCCGGTGCGCGTGCTCGTGGACGGCAACCGCCTGCCGCCGCTGGACGTGCCCGCCGAGGCCATCGTCAAGGGCGACGCGCTGGTGCAGGCCATCTCTGCTGCCTCCATCCTGGCCAAGGTCACGCGCGACCGCTGGTGCGCGCAGCTGCACCAGGCCTATCCGCACTACGGTTTCGCCTCGCACAAGGGCTACGGCACGGCGGAGCACATGGCAGCCCTGCAGGTCCACGGTGCATGCCCGGAACACCGCCGGTCCTTCGCACCGGTCGAGGCGGCGGTGCAGCGTACCGTGATCCTGCAGGCCACCGCCACCACCGGGGCCACCGTGGAAACCACCGTATCCGTGCGTCCGGCGGCGCCCCGGGCCGCGGAAGGGCTGCACGCATGA
- a CDS encoding TrmH family RNA methyltransferase: MTAGPTFIQSRDNAFVKDLRRLAQDSGAYRRQGRVWLEGDHLCRAALERGVQPAIGVYAESAWPAWEHEWGPAAARNVVLADALWSDVSGLESPARMGFVVPAPEAPVLQAGLPTVVLDRLQDAGNVGSILRSASAFGFRQVAALKGTAGLWSPKVLRAGMGAHFALHLVEGLSVDDIDTLRLPLLATSSHGGDLLHRACLPWPCGWILGHEGQGVSEALQQRATHLIRIAQPGGEESLNVGAAAAICLHASAAHADAGAAERG, translated from the coding sequence ATGACGGCCGGGCCGACCTTCATCCAGTCGCGCGACAACGCGTTCGTGAAGGACCTGCGCCGGCTGGCGCAGGACAGCGGAGCCTACCGCCGCCAGGGCCGTGTCTGGCTCGAGGGCGACCATCTCTGCCGCGCCGCGCTGGAGCGCGGCGTGCAGCCGGCGATCGGGGTTTATGCCGAATCCGCCTGGCCGGCATGGGAGCACGAGTGGGGGCCTGCGGCCGCTCGCAATGTGGTGCTGGCCGATGCGCTCTGGTCCGACGTGAGCGGGCTGGAGTCACCCGCACGCATGGGCTTCGTGGTGCCTGCGCCCGAGGCGCCGGTGCTGCAAGCCGGCCTGCCGACGGTGGTGCTGGACCGGCTGCAGGACGCCGGGAACGTGGGATCCATCCTGCGCAGCGCCTCGGCCTTCGGTTTCCGGCAGGTCGCGGCGCTCAAGGGTACGGCCGGCCTGTGGAGCCCCAAGGTGCTGCGCGCGGGCATGGGTGCGCATTTCGCGCTGCACCTGGTGGAGGGACTGTCGGTGGATGACATCGACACGCTGCGCCTGCCGCTGCTGGCCACGAGTTCGCACGGTGGCGACCTGCTGCACCGCGCGTGCTTGCCCTGGCCCTGCGGCTGGATCCTGGGCCACGAAGGGCAGGGCGTGTCCGAGGCCCTGCAGCAGCGTGCCACGCACCTGATCCGGATCGCGCAGCCGGGCGGCGAGGAGTCGCTCAATGTGGGCGCGGCCGCGGCCATCTGCCTGCATGCCAGCGCGGCGCACGCGGATGCCGGTGCCGCTGAACGCGGGTGA
- a CDS encoding DUF3325 family protein, with protein sequence MAALAFVTMLGGLAALALSMDRHAAHLPRAVAHLRRGWTLRTLGCAALAASLACTLASGGPAALILWMGLLAPGTLTVASALSLADRLANRPSGRSHRADAAKSGSASARASRSGD encoded by the coding sequence ATGGCGGCCCTGGCGTTCGTGACCATGCTGGGGGGGCTGGCCGCCCTGGCGCTGTCGATGGACAGGCACGCCGCACACCTCCCGCGGGCCGTTGCCCATCTTCGCCGGGGATGGACGTTGCGCACACTGGGATGCGCGGCGCTGGCCGCCTCACTGGCTTGCACGCTGGCCTCCGGAGGCCCCGCGGCCCTCATCCTCTGGATGGGCCTGCTCGCACCAGGCACGCTCACCGTGGCAAGTGCCCTGTCCCTCGCAGACCGGCTCGCAAATCGACCTTCAGGCCGCAGCCATAGAGCCGATGCCGCGAAGAGCGGCAGTGCTTCCGCCAGGGCATCCCGGAGTGGAGACTAG